The genomic interval GAACCAAACTGCACAAACTTCAAGCACTGCTAAACCCAGTCCTGGAGCAAACCCATGACATGCTGGTTCAACTCCCTGATTAAAGACATGCACACATCCACTAACAAGTATGAGGACACAGCAGTTTTGGTACTACTAGCACACTGTAACTTGCCAATTCCGTGCTAGCTGGACAGTCTAACAAACGttcacagctttttaaattattattgtcTCGGcctccagagccaaaaccacAGCAATCTCCCACTAAGTAGAAATCAACACCAGGGAAGTCTCCTTGGGCTCCTGCAGCCAGGTTCGGCTCACGTAGCCGTGACAGCCACCCGTAACCACTATCACCCGCCCTAAGGAACCTGGCCCAACGAGGAAACCGAAGCACGGCTCGCCCTGGCCCGCTCTCTCCTCACCCCCAGAGAGCGTCCCCACAGCCCCGACCACGGCGCAAGGGAGGGAgccgaggggggcggaggggggcgcCCTGGACGGCGCTGGCgaggcaggcaggggctgccGAAACAACCGGCGCCCCTCGGTGGCGGGGGACAAAGCGGCGCGGCgaggcgctgccggcgcggggccTTGGCtccggccgggcggggcggggcggtggcggcaCGTGGGCGCGAGGACGTGCCGCGCGCCCGCAAGCACCTCCCCTCCCAACGGttcgacccccccccctcccccgtccaACGGCAGCCCGCCCCTCCTCACCCCGCCCTCtgaggggccggccggccggacccaccgccgctccccccccccctccccgagcccaGGACGAGCCAGGCACCCCCCTCtatcctccccccaccaccaccaccaccaccgccgccgacTCTTCCCGGTTACCTGCGGTCACCGCCCCTCACATCCCCGCCGGGAGGGggcccgcggccgctgccgccgccaccgccgccgcgcgcggacaaagaggaggagagggagcggggggaggcCGGAGCGGGCGGTGGGAGGGGCCGGTGCCCGCGCGCTCCGCCGCCATGAGGGGAAGGAGATGGGTACTGGCCGCGGGGGCAGGCGGGGAACAGCAGCGAGAGGCGAGAGACAAGAGCCGGTCGCGGccccgtgcccggccgccccctccgcggcGATTCCGGCAGCGCCCGCCGGAAGGGGCGGGTCGGGGCGCGGCCCAGCCCGGCGCTCCACCCGCCTCCCGCCACGTGACACCTCCCCCTCCCGGGGCGGTTAACCGTTTCCTGTCATTTCACCGGAGACGTGACGTCAGCGGCGCCGGCTCTGAGGCGCCTCGGAGGCCGTGGCCAGCCcgcggggggcgggcaggggcgttCCGCAGCTGCCACACCCCAACCGCCCCCGGCCAACGGCCAGGGCGGCTAGCTGCTCCGAGCGCGTCCGGACCGGCGCGTCCAGGGGCAAAGCCGGCCCTCGCTTCGCCCCAGGGCGGCGGAAATGAAACTCGTTTTAACACCAGTCCTCTCTGGCGCAGCTTTTGGCTTCTCCCTAGGATCCCTTTcgtttattttaaaatccttatttAATGTACGGCAGGTACTATTTCACAACTACACTCCTTTGCCGCAGTCATGAACGGTTACCGGTTCTTACCCTAAGGTTTCTTGCCCCAAAAATACCTAAACTTTCAAACCCTATACAATAAGGGAAAAAAGACATTTGACACTGTCTGGCAAATCGCGTCGTTTATAAACGCTCATTCATATCCCCCACTCTTAATCCATGCTCTACCTCCACAACCACTTTAATCACACATGAAGTATAATTAATACATGCAGTTGGATACAGATACTTCTACTCAGCTTATGATGAGGGCTCTTTGATACATGCAATCGTAAACAAGTGGCAAGCTTAAGACTCAGAGGGCTCTTCACCTTCTTCAAAACTCTTTATATCCACTTTCCAAAGCTGCCTTGCAACGTTAGGTGTAGATAACCTACACTCTCAAAATACATGTGATGCCTCCAGCTCCACACAGAAGATGAGACTTCTGTGTCTCATCAAATACAAGTAGACTCCGTTTTATTACATATTTTACCAACACGAGTgcctactttttctttcctttctcatgaTTTGTGTTGGACAAACCATGGTCTTCAGAAGCGGCTGCTTCATTTCAGTTCAACTTTGAAACAAGAACGGAGAAGTGCTCTTGGCTTTCCATCGCAGCATACTCCTAACATGGCTATTCTTCATCGTGGCTATTCTTACATGTTGAACTCCTCCTCATGAACTGAACCAGAACGGTCCTTATCACCTTACTCTTATCACATATTTCCTGTAATATATAGGTCACTCAGAGCAAACGGATACATTTTAGGCTTATTTTATTCCCAAAGGCAAGATTCTGTTCCCCAGTTTTAAGATTAATCGAGTGTTTATGACATGAACTCTGCACTTGTGAAACAGTTTAATACATGCATGTAAAGTAAGCAATATGCAATTACTCAAGTAATACACAGGAGGAGGCTGGCATTTCTGTGTTTTAGAAGACACAGAAACTATAAAGTCTTTGCAAAGTTCAACAGCTGGTGAAAAGGATTCCTTAATGCAgctttaaaacagatttaaaaaaagttaaccGTACCACCTAAAATAGTACAGTATGCACTGGAGTACCCAGATCTAAATTCAAAGCTTAAGGGACTAAAGAAATTAACAGGCATAGGATCATGACAAACGATGAAAATACACGCACATATGTATTCCTGTGTTAAACAATAACAGTGCCTAAAGCAGGTAAACTTAGTCTTCCTCTCCCACTCTCCTCCCTTCAAAAAAGCCTCTTAACCAACTTAAAGGAACACTGAAAGAAGTAAACATCTGAAAATATTAACTGAACTCCTTTAAGTATTACAAACTCTTCAAGGGAATCCAGTCATGACCTGTCAATCTTTGTGCTCATGTTCTCTCAACTAATTCTGCTTAACGCTTTTCATGTTTTGTGTGACCAGAACGGAAAGTATTAAAGTGCTTACAACTCATCACAGATCATTCAACTTTTATTTCAAGCCAGGGGTTGTGCTCAGTAACAGAAAACATTCAAAGTATCGCTGCGTAATTCATAACAACATAGTATCGCAGAGATGCTTTCAGAACATTTTAGCAAAGAATTCCAAACATAAGAATGACGGTAACTTACCCAACCTAATCCATTCTTGTAATATAACTCAGTCAGCAATGAAGTCCACCTTTGTGCTCACTGTATTTCACAAGAAAGGTCTGCTAGAGTAATTACATTCACAAGGCTCTGGGCAGAATTTTTTTCATGGTTCCACTCCTCTATTATGTTTATACACATCTCGTAAGGTTTAAGTAAGGCGTTTTCACAAAGAGTGAAAACGCCACCCGCACAGCCTCAGGGAACCTTAGCAGGCATTCTAGTTTGCGTTGCACACTGGCTGACTCTTGTGCAACTCCATACACATGGTGGAGGGACTGCACTGACAACCACCACGAACCACCTACCTGAAGCTGCCCTATTACACAGTCGTCGGCGGAATGCTATCCTCTGTTAAGAGTTTTAAAGCAACCCACGAGGCATGTTAAGTCCAGTGAGGTCTGTACATGGCAGAAGCTTGATTGGGGAAGCAGGAACAAGGTCTCTGGCAGCCCTATCCCTGGTGCACTTAGTGAGGAAGGCTGAGCCGAGGCAAGAGCCTTTGTTTCCGAGTCTGTTCATAGAACAGTTGTACTGTCACATAATAAAAAACTTTTCTCATCCCCTGTACAGGGGGCTGCTTAAGACTAGGTAGCTCGTGGAACATGGAAACCTCAGAACAATcaacaggatttttcttttggTGAGAAAGAGAGGAAGTGGCACTATCAGATTTTGGTCTTTTTAACACTGTTCCCCTATGAACAGCGTGAGAGAGATACTTATCCTCAAGGTCAGTTAGCGCTTATGCCACACTCTGCCAGGGGTAACAGTAGTACAGATGGCATACAATTGCTTTTACCACAATGCTGCTTTAGAAGCCTAACTCCAGAGCTGCACAAGAAGAGAAGAGAGTTGAATTTTCCTGCTAAAGATGCATTCCTAAAATACATAGTCCTCCTATTTCCTATTGACATAATTCAGAGATCCTGCATGTAGACAGAGAAACTTCTCGTTTTCTAGTCCTTCCATCTTTGTACATTGCAGTAGTAACACTgtcaactttgaaaataaaattgtacCTGGATATATACTTTAAAGAATCCACACCAATGTTTTTCACCGTGTACAACATTTTGTTGGAGAGGAGCTAGTGCGCctgtttaaaaacagcttttaactTTGACCTGCAGTGGTACTGATATATCCACTTAAGTGCAAGCGTAAAGACTGAAACATAGTTTTTGataatgaattcttttttttaaatcttttcaatGGCAGAAGTTCAGTCATGTTTGTTCACCTGTACCTGACATGAGAGTACAACAATTAATCTTGAGGAGCTATGAATTTCAGATGAAGATAGTCAGTCTCAATTTTCTAAATGATTCCTTCTGTAGGAAGCTCTCGTTACAGTAAATTAGGCTGGTGACATGGAATTCCCTTACATTTATTGTCACTTGATGCACACCTAACTATGGAGCAATAGATCTTTCCACAAAAGCCATCTATTGCTAGCAACCAGGCAACGTACAGGAATGCTTGAACAGAGAATGTGATAACCCTTAAAATACAGAGTTTAAAGTGACTCAAGCCCTGACAAACATGTTTTCCAAAGCTGAAATGTTCGTGTCACCTGTGAGCAAACTTCAGTGCAATTAAGACATTAAACTACAGCTTGCTGGCAGACACCATTATTTAATGTGGCAATTAATCTGTACAGGAGAATCTTCTACTAGCAGTAGAAGCAAGACTGCTATTTTATAAAAGGGTGAGAAAAACACTTCAGGCTCATGAATTGAGATTAGGCCTTATGACACCTATATGTGTGGGAaaacaattctgtttttctgtaagaTAAAGAGGAGGAGTCACAAAACAAGCATTGAGctagaaataaatcatttattttaaaacattacagGTTAATAAATAGATTAGTTATCAGAAAACTTAATAAATAGCCTTTTATAATTTACACAAGGCAAATACAACATGCCtatgactattttttttaaaaagcaaagagaataaaCTAGACTTGTAAGCCATTAACAAatctatgtatatatacacattatttGGAAGCTagtaaaataaaccattttcatGTAATTTGTAATTACTATATTGCAATAACATTGAAGCAACCAAACCTATCACGCTGTATATTTGTTGCCATCCACTTTTTCCCCACATCTCATTAGAACTATCTTTTCAATACCAGAAAACTTTTGTTCCACAGTTGAAAAGGGAAGTAACTCAAAAACATCCCTTACGTATAACATTTTCCACTCTGTAGGGCAACTGTTGGGGAAAGGAAAACCCAAATGCTTATTTGCAGCTCTTTATAAAGATTTCCTAATCCATAAGCTTGTAATCATTTGATTTCAACACTGCTGTCTGAAAGACTTGGGCACTAGTAATGAGAACTTTCGACATCATTGGTGCTAACATGGTACACCCTGAAGTTCTGTATCGCTTAAGCCCATATTCTGTAGCAACAAAGAGTAACTACAAAGACTGATCCTTAAAGAAAAGATAGCAGGTAATAGCTAAAACAAATTGATTTAACAGTAAAACTTCAGCAAGTCCTAAAGTTACACCATCTCAAAACAACTGAGGAAGATCTGTAGAACCCTTAGTTTTATATTTAGGAAACAAGAAGGTGAAAGGGGTATATTGTGCaaacaaagcagcattttaagCACGCCATATTTAGTTACtccaaatctttctttaaatacaaactctctattaaaaacaaacaaacaaaaaccaagtcTCTCAGTTCCactgttttaataaataaaatccagTGTTCTCATTTTTCAGTGCTAGTTACTTCATAAAAATACGTATGTTCAATATAAATCAAGATTACTGGAAGGAAGCCTCACTTGTCAAACTGCTATATGACAGGTTCTTACTCATGTTAGTTTCAGCTCACTAATAAATAGGCTCTATTTACACATACAGTATCCTGAAAGGTTAATTCAGTAGATACCTCTTtaggtattttgcttttttacagAAGCATTTAAGGTGTAACAAATTTTTTGCTTGTATCAAAAAGGTTTCTATTCTCCTACTGAACATTTGAGGGATTTTTGTATTTAACACCTAATAAAGATCGGGACTGACACATGTAAATCCTCCATACACTGAAGGGATAACGATCAAAGAGCTATCTACAAGTGAGTAACAGCATCATGTAAGTAAATATGGTTGATAAGCAGAATAGAAGCCAGAGTAAAACTCCTTCAATACGGATTTAATTTAAATGCATCCCACTACTGTAATCACACCATTTTTTGTTCTTGTCTGGCCTCTGGTCATTTATACTTTGGAATCGGCACTTAAGTCATCTGGCTCATAGCTATCAATGTAAGTAACGTGAAAGTATGTATTTCTCACGGGCAGACCCATGAGAAAGACCAAAGCTCAGGAAACAACTATGCACATTTGCTCCCTGAGATGATGGAACTCCGATGTCTTACTCAAAAGCGCTTACTTGtctaggcagagagaaagagggaaaagctgaaaattcaaTTTCAGCAGCGcttcttttttaatcagaaaagcaATAGGAAAAGACTAAAAAAGGTAGGACACACAGAATGAGTAGGGTATGAGGTGGAGGGAGGAAGAATCATGCCAATAGCGACAACATAAAATGCTAATACATTTCTAAAGTTAGAATTGGACCAGACCCGGGTACAGCAGAACTCAAAAGAACGCTGTTACATACTGAACAAAGAGTAGCAAAAATAAAGGTCTTTCATTATTTATCATTCACAATGTAAAAGGCTGCAGATATGAATGATGTGCAAGGCCACTATAATTTCTTTCACCTTATGTGCTGGCTTTTGATATCTGTATTAAACAAGGGTAACTACACATTTCTAGAAAGCTCGTCAGGgatgaggagcagctggggaggggagaggggaaaaaaaaaaaagcttgcagacATTTATCATCTCTAAGAATGGTCAGAGGACCAAAGAATACAGCTGCTACTTTTTTCTTACTCTGCATAGTGAGTGCTTATCAAGTGAAGTTGCGTGGAACAGAAAATAGCAGGGTTATAGCAGGGCAGTCAAGTTGTTTTCgatataatatttaataataatttgcATAAGTACGTAACATACTGGGATAGGCACTTTCTAAATAAATAggaataaactttaaaataaaacagacagaTATGCTCAAAAAAGGACTAAGAGGAGATGGCAGTTATTTTCACTTTAACCCAAAGATAGATTTTCATGGAAGTCTTCAGAGATTAAGGGCTTGTACGAAATAAACACGCAATTCATGAACtctgaatttgaattttgaaaagaTGACTTGACTGCTTCAGCAAACAgctaacattattttaaaaagtaaaccacCAGAAGCCTCACAACTTATTTAGGATTCAGtttcaattaggaaaaaaaagggaactagTACGACAAGACACAACTGTCCATCGATAACCAAGATACCATCTTTCAACCCATAACGGACAAGGTTTAGTTGTAGCCATATTTCATAATCCAGTTCCCTCATCTACAATACTGAGACTTCCTAGAAACCATAAACAGTATTTGGGAATCCACAAAGATGGCCTTTCATGTGCTAATGCTTTTTAATCTCACCAAGACACCCAGTTTCTTTGCCGGCCCTATAACGATGTATGTTTCTGTCAATTCAGAGTGAGAATCACTTCAGTTGGATATCCCCAACAGTTCAGAGTTACAAAACTAGCTTCGAAATAACACAGTAGGGCTCTTAGTCTCTCTTCAGAATACTATGTCTTCAGGAGTCACTATTTGTGTTTATTGCCACAATTAGAAGGGCTTATAAcacttgttttaaatgaaaacgcaggcttgttttaaagaaacactaattaagattaaaaaaaaaaagaagtaaacatTATTACTCCCCACTAATCAAAGTTTGCATTACTGTCAGCCAGCCACAAAGCTAAATTCATGATTTCTGGTTAAAAAGTGTCATGGGctttttcaaaatctgtcttgcaatcatcttatttttatttaattgaagAAACAGTCTGAACTAGAGATGTTGAGTTCCACTGTATGCTTTCtatttttgtacttaaaatgaaaaaaatcattacttttcaAGTCTTGCGACTCATGATGTTGATAATTATCCAGCATAAATATAGCATGAAAATACTTTCACACCAACAAGGTCATAATTCTGAACTGAAAGGgaaaattaattctttcttttgttaaCATACCAACATTCCTTACACGGTCTAAACTGATTGGTTCAGAATCATTCTAATCATAGCTTAAACTATTTGTACCACTATCAAAGTATTACTGCTGAACTATCACACACGTCTAACTCACTGAATCTGAATGCCTATACTGAAACGCAGCTCTCTGAATGCCTACAACAGTTTAGGCTTTAACCTCCTTTTCCCAGGTTACGAGAGAGATCTGGCCATCTTTTCGTTTTCCGAGCTACCAATAAAATCTCACActattctctctctttcattttctgttgttcttgctgctgcttaCTACAAAACAGTTTCCTATGTTGTCACTTAACTAGAATCAAGACATGCTGGACTGCTTTGAACAGACCTCTTGCAGGTTACCTCCTCCCATTACGACTACGGATATTTCCGAAGCTGTCAAGACGTTTAAAGATTTCAACTCCAAAACTATGTAGCTCCTTCCGGCTGCTCTACATGTTCAGAATTTGAATACAGTCAAATACGACAGACAATGAAAGTGAATTATTAAACCAGTACAGGCCATCTGAAACAAATACATTCACATTTATGCAGTATTTTTGGATTACAAAGGCACTGAAATAGTTCTGAACTGCTTGCAAATAAGCCACCGTATAATCAAAAAGTCTGTGCACCATCTCCACATCCTTCACAGTCTTTCTGTCTGTTCCCAATTTAAAAACTCAGATGAATGCATTATGTCTTAATGCACGtaagttagaaagaaaaatgcataccTGTAATCTGGACACTACCACCTGCTGACAAATAATTTGTGAAAGATTTTAAGGGTCCACTGCTCTGTataaagaatttaatttaaaaatccccAGTGTCTTCACCCCATATCAGACCAAATTACAGAGACAGTtttattataaaaggaaaaatctgaagTCAGAGTTCAATAAACATTTGTCTCAGAATTTACAGCCTGGACGGTGAACACATTGCTACGTTAAGAAGATTAACGAATCATTCCATtcacttctcctcccccccccccacccccatattTTTACGGGTATACATCACTCATGAAAGGTGTCAGATTGAGTGCGTTAGAAACTGATGTTCCCTATCTATCCACAGAAACCATACTTCAGAAGCAGCCATAATATAAGCTTTTACACACGCCTGTCAGGATATCCCTACATCTTTTGTGATAATCACTTTTTACAGCGAGGAAATACATCGGTCTCTGTGCTGACTCAATCTTCGGCCTTCCCGCTGAGACTGTCAGCGATAATACCAATTACAGCCATTTATTATGTTGATCTGGGGTAAACAGACAACTGTCCCTTTGAAACTGGATGGAAGCCTCCAATTCATTTCCTGTAGGCCACCAAATTGTCAGAGGGTAACAAATATCAACCTGAATCATAATCGAATCAGTGACCTAGAAATGAAAGGCTTTATCATTCCCTGAGCCATCCAGTTTccctcaaaaaaatattttaatccgTCTTCATGTTAGGTTTATTTAAATCCCCAATATTGAAGTTGAATTCCTTGAAGACTTGTATAAGAACAATTCCAATAGACACTGTGGTGAATCCACAAGCCATTCCCAAGAAATCTACCACTCCTACATTACTCCATTCCCTGAAAAGGATGGCTGAAGCCAGCAACACTAAAGTGGTAAACACAACATAGTAGATGGCACCAAACACAGAGGAGTCAAAACATTCCAGTGCCTTATTGATGTACCTGAACTGAATGATAATGCTACATCCTAATACTGCCAGAAGTACCAGACAGAGATACAGAGCCCTTTGACTTGACGGATTATTGTGAAAGATGTCTTGAGCAGCCAGCCCGATGCCTTTTGTGCTAGGCACAGTGAAACTGCCCAACAGAGAGCAAATACTGATGTAAACCATGATATTAGTAGGTCCATGAGCTGGAGCTATCCAGAAGATAAGCAGGAGAAGCATTAGCAGTACTACGCAGAGATAACCCAcgaaaactggaaaacaaaaagaaaacaagataacaGCAAGAAAAGAACTGCTGGTTTGGGATCTACACTGGCAATTTCAGCAGACAAATCACGTCTTACCAACAGAGCTTCAGGTATACACCACAATTAAGATTTGATATTGAACACAGACCCAAATCACCGAGCTTTTAATGATTTAGCGGACACCTGTGACAGATGATGTTCTCAAGCTCTTTGTGTAAAATAAACCATCATGTGGTAAAAATACAGTTCCACATTTGAACTGGATTTAAGATGGCTTACTTTTTCATTCGCTTTTTCATTAGGGTTATGCTCATTAAAATCCTCTGTGACAAATGGCAGTAGTAACACCTCATTTGTAACCAGCTTAGTAAAGCACCGTGTGTGAATTTAGCAAAGTGCTTAAGCGTAAAGTTATATCCCATTAGGGTCAATAGTAACAGCAGGGACAGCTGGAAGAACCGGAATACCATATCATTTATAGTATGCTATTAGTATGCAAATTAGACaggtgaaaaatatttcacacttTAAAGCTCTGAAGAAATATATTTCCTATTCCTGTTGGTTGGAGTGAAACTGTAAATTTAGACCAAGGTGGTTTCATTTGCATTTCCTTGCaaatttttgctttgtctttttctttccccctcccctctctcatCTACAGCTTTGGATAGCTGATACGGTTTGACTTTCTCCCACCTAAAGCAATAAAAGGAAATAGCAACAGTTGTCAAGGTAactcttatgaaaaaaaaaataaaaggtggcGGGCTTGAACTGTATCAAACACTAGTATATGCCATCCAGCAGCTAATGGGACTGTACATCCAAGTCAGTCCAACACTCTATAAGACAGGATAGGCATTTCAGGACATGTCTAGATAGCACATTTCTGCACACCTTTAGTGTGCAAAGAAATCTCTTTGGAACATAAGGGGTATCTAGTATAAAGTTACAATGTTTCCTCCTCCAAACCCAAATGCATAATTAAAGaacaaaagatatatattttttttaataaaacaacttAAATAGAGATCCTAGAATTATAGCTTTTATTCTCTGTGTAACACAAAACACTTTTTCATAATTTTAGAAAATTACAAGTTCAAATGGCCACTGTTCTTTGTTTGCTGTGAAGGAGAATGTTTTAAAAGTTACCTAAATCAGTAGTAGTTTAACTCCTAAAttactcttttatttatttaaaagccttttgaaaaatcttagtCTACGTTTTACTTTCTGGGCACATGTATCAATACATCTGAGGAATTCTAAGTACGGCAAGTGATGGTTTTCCTACACAAAAGCCATACTGTTTGTCCCTGTCACgctgtgtttttttcagaagtcaGTTTTACTGTCTCTTGGAAGTGGTACATCTTTCCTCCTCGCATGTGTTCTTGATCAATCTCACAAGATCATTATCAGTTAATACAAGAATGAAGTACCTGGATTTGTAAGCTTCTCTTCAAGTTCAGCCTGAGTGGTTACACTCTCAGACTTTGGGGAATGGATGATGAGAACAACAGACCCGGCGCAGCTCAGTAGACATCCCAGTTTCCCAAGAATGTtgagtttttctttcagtaagtAAGAAGCTAAAATGGACCTttcacaaagaggaagaaaattagaaGTTTGAATGCAGTCTCTTAATACTGCTCTGCCCGTTACTTGCCACATGAATTTCCTTCTGTTAAAGGAATATCATCAAACATTAGTGAACCTTCAAATAGCCCTCAAACTGCATTTCAGCCTTAGCTTAGGGAAGATTCTTCCAATCTCCATCTTATTCAATCCATGATGTTtcatctgagggggaaaaaacaagcatTAGGCACCCCAGAAGCAGATACCTACCCGTTACAATTTAGTGAGAGAGCACTAAACTCCATTTATTGGTACCATGCAGTCATGAAATAAAAGTGACCTTTGATTACAAAGATTACAAGGCTCAGCTCAGATATATAACTGGCTACAGTATTCAAATTATGTGGCCTAGCATAAAATAACAGGTGATATGTAGAGCCCCACCAGTGTGATTTGTAGCGCATGAAACTCGAGACACGAAGCCCACCCAAAGCAATTTACACCCGGAAGCAGGCGACCAGTGCGGTCAGATACATAACCCAGCAAGtgggcaaaagaaaaatcttaaggcAATACAGAGCACTTTTAAGTAAGTGTCCTTTTTTGCTGCAGCGGTTTCACAAATGTAGCTTACCTATTCACAAAATATTGAACCGTATAttaaactcctctttttttttttttctttaaaaaaaacacatgaacaTCACATTAAGGAACTTGTGGGCATGCACTGGCAGGCTACTTCCTTCACTTTGGAAAAATGAGCCAAATACAATTAAATTAAATTCAAAGTCAACACACACATGTAGGTAGTGGATAGCAGGGGATAGAAAGAACATGAAACGAGACATGGACCATAAGTCCACACAGTAAGGGAGCTGCGAATGAAAGAATAAGCCAAAGCGTCCACAATAAAGCAAgtgcaaaaaataaattgtttcatcTGTTCCAGATCATAGTGATAGTTAAAACAGAATCAAGAACCCTTTTCTCGTTATCCTCTGACACACCGCCATACTTTGCTGGGCAGAAAAGGAATAGATGACATTATAACATTTCAGTAACACTCATACGTCTGACATCTTCCAAGTTAAAGTCTGGTAATCACTGAGTCAATTTGACACTACACCCTAAGCAATAACAGCATTAAGATAAAAACAAGTAAAGCAAATTCTTACCCAAATGGAACACCAAGAGCTCCTAGGGGAGTCACTAACACAGTAGGAACTGCAGTGTAGGCCAAGAAATTTCCTATTTGACCAAGGGCCACTGTCAACAGAACCAAAAATAGGCCTTTAAAACCCTTTGTAAAGGGAAGCAATGAAAAATTACCCAACATTGTCTGGGAAAGACTGACCCAACGAGAAAACAGATGTTACAGATCTGCTAAGCTCTGTTCATTTTGCACGTGCGCAAAATGCCTGAAATTtttagacatttaaaaattatttttggataATCTATATTTTGAAGAATCTGTATTTCCCACACAAGAAGATCCAACAGGGCATGATCAAGAATCTTACTTGTGGCTTCTCTTACTTAAGTATAAATAAGGCTACAAATTAGAAACACTCATGGATCACATTCAAATATCTTTGTATGTGCAGTGCTAAAATTATACTACCCACGACTTCAGCTTtagaacatacatacacatcacAAGAACACATTTGGGTATAGTTTCTAACAGCAGGGTTACCTttcgggaggaatacaggg from Struthio camelus isolate bStrCam1 chromosome 1, bStrCam1.hap1, whole genome shotgun sequence carries:
- the NIPA1 gene encoding magnesium transporter NIPA1 encodes the protein MRMAVGAAAGDGAAQSPGPAAVSLGLSVAVVSSLVNGSTFVLQKKGIVRARGRGTSYLTDIVWWSGTIAMALGQIGNFLAYTAVPTVLVTPLGALGVPFGSILASYLLKEKLNILGKLGCLLSCAGSVVLIIHSPKSESVTTQAELEEKLTNPVFVGYLCVVLLMLLLLIFWIAPAHGPTNIMVYISICSLLGSFTVPSTKGIGLAAQDIFHNNPSSQRALYLCLVLLAVLGCSIIIQFRYINKALECFDSSVFGAIYYVVFTTLVLLASAILFREWSNVGVVDFLGMACGFTTVSIGIVLIQVFKEFNFNIGDLNKPNMKTD